GAGGAGCGGCAGCAGGATCAGCGGCATCGCGTTGTTGCTGGCGGCCTCGGCGGTCGGGCTGACCAGGCCCATGCCGACCGCGATCCAGGTCAGCGCCATGGCGAAGAGCACGAGCAGCCCGAACGCGGCGAGCCACTCCAGGACGCTGGCCTCCGTGGACCGGAAGCCGATGGCCACGGCGACGGCGCCCACGAGGACCACGCTCATGATCGACTGCAGCACGCTGCCGACGACGTGCCCGACGAGCACCGAACCGCGGTGGATCGCCATCGTGCGGAAGCGGGCGATGATGCCCTCGGTCATGTCGGTGGAGACCGACACCGCGGTCCCGATCACGGTGCTGCCGATGGTCATCAGCAGGAGGCCCGGGACGAGATACGCGATGTACTCGGAGCGGTCCGCACCGCCGCCGCCGATGCCCGCGCTCATCGTGTCGCCGAAGACGTAGACGAAGAGCAACAGCAGCATGATCGGGGTGAGCAGCAGGTTCAGGGTGAGGGACGGATAGCGCCGGGCGTGCAGGAGGTTGCGGCGCAGCATCGTGGACGAGTCGCGTACGGCGAGGGAGAGGGAGCTCATCGGACGGCCTCCTTGGGCTGGTTGGGGACGCGGGCGCCGCCGGTCAGGGCGAAGAACACGTCGTCGAGGTCGGGGGTGTGCACGGTCAGCTCGTCGGCCTCGATGCTGGCCGAGTCCAGCCAGTCGAGGATGGAGCGAAGCTCGCGCTGGCTGCCGCCGCTGGGGATCCGCAGCGCGAGGGACTCGTCGTCGCGGGTGGCGTCGCGGAGCGCGAAGGCCGCGGACTGGTACGAGGCCGGGTCGGTGAAGCGGAGCCGAACGTGCCCGCCGGGGATGAGCCGCTTCAGCTCCTCGGCGGTGCCCTCGGCGGCGATCTTCCCGTCGTTGAGCACCGCGATACGGTCGGCGAGCTCGTCGGCCTCCTCCAGGTACTGGGTGGTGAGGAAGACGGTGACGCCGTCGGAGACGAGCTCGCGGATGATCTGCCACATGTTGTGGCGGCTGCGGGGGTCGAGGCCGGTGGTGGGCTCGTCGAGGAAGATGATCCGCGGGTTGCCGACCAGGGTCATGGCGAGGTCGAGGCGGCGCTTCATGCCGCCGGAGTAGGTGGAGGCGGGCTTCTTCGCGGCTTCGGTGAGGTCGAAGCGCTCCAGCAGCTCGGCGGCGGTGCGGAGGCCGTCGCGCTTGGCCAGGTGGTGCAGGTCGGCCATGAGGAGCATGTTCTCCTCGCCGGTGATCAGGCCGTCGACGGCGGAGAACTGGCCGGTGACGCCGATCGCGGTGCGGACCGCCTGCGGGTCGGCGGCGAGGTCGTGGCCGCCGACGCGGATGTCGCCGGAGGCGGGGTCGGGGGAGATGAGGGTGGAGAGGATCTTCACGGCGGTGGTCTTGCCGGCGCCGTTCGGGCCGAGCAGGGAGAAGATCGTTCCTTCGGAGACGGCCAGGTCGACGCCGTCGAGCACGACCTTGTCGCCGTAGGACTTGCGCAGCCCGTTCGCCGCGATGGCCAGGTTGGTCATGATGGGTGCTCCTCAGAGGCTGCGGGCGACGATGTCGCCGTGGGCGGTGGTCGCGTGGATGTTCAGGTCGGCGACGCCTTCGGTGTTCTTGAGCGCGTTCTGAATCCGGCCGTAGCCGGTGCCGGCGTCCAGGGAGGCGGAAACTCCGTGGGCGGCGCCGACCGACACGTCGCCGGCCTGGGTGCGCAGCACGACCGTGCCGCGCACGGCCTCGGCGATCCGGATGTCGCCCTTTGCGGTGCTGATCTCCGCAGGGCCGTTGAGGCGGCCGACCGAGACGTCACCCGCGAGGGCGGTGAGGCGGACGCTCGCGGCCTCGTCGAGCTTGATCGCGCCGTGCGCGCCGTCGAAGGCGACGTCGCCGAACCGTCCGACGGCCCGGAATTCGGCGCTGGCCGCCTTCGCCTCGACCCGGGAACCGGCGGGCAGCTGGACCGTCACCTCGATGGATCCGGAGGGGCCGAGGAACTGGTTCTTCGCCGAGGCCTCGATCCGCAGGACGCCGTCGGCGTATTCGACCTTGGTCTGCTCCGCCACCCTCACGTCGCGGCTCTTCGAGGCGTCCGCGGGCAGGACCTCGACCGTGGTGTCGGCCCGGTCGGCGGCGATGAACTGGACGCGCCCCGCGGGGATGTCGAGGACGGCGGAGATCGGGGTGGGGGTGTCGAACTTCTGCATCGTGCTCTCCTCGTGCGCTGCTTGTTTCTGACACCGGAAACGCTACGTTGCGTTCGAGAATCGGGCAACATGCTCGTTGCACGTAAGCCGCATTACCGCAGGTGAAAACCAAGTAATCGTTGCAACGGCCTTGTTTTTAACGCAACGGCAGCAACTCCCCCCGTTGCATTGGATGAGGAGTGAACGCTATGCTGGCGGCATCAAGGAAGCGCGGAGGGAGATCGCGATGCCGGGAGGCAGGCTCACCCAGCAGGAACGCCAGCAGATCGCGCTGGGGCTGGCCGACGGGCTCGCCTACGCGGAGATCGCCAGGCGCCTCGACCGCCCCACCTCGACGATCACGCGTGAGGTGATGCGGAACGGCGGCCCCACCGCCTACCGCGCCGACCTGGCCCACCGCGCCACGGAACGCCGCGCCCACCGGCGCCGGCAGGCCGCTCCCCGAGGGCCGGAGGCGCCCCCACCGGCCCACGGACGTGACGCCGAGGCCGTGCGCGAGTACGAGGAGACGTTCACCACGCTCCTCATGCAACAGGGCCTGCCGAAGATGATGTCCCGGGTGCTGACCTGCCTCTTCACCACCGACGAGGGGAGCCTCACCGCGTCCGAACTCGTCCAGCGTCTCCAGGTCAGCCCGGCGTCCATCTCCAAGGCGATGACGTTCCTCGAAAGCCAGGGCCTCATCCGCCGGGAACGCGACGAACGCCGCCGCGAGCGCTACGCCGTCGACAACGACGTCTGGTACCAGTCGATGATCGCGGCCGCCCGATCCAACGCCCAGCTCGCCGAGACCGCGCGGCAGGGCGTCAGCATCCTCGGCCCCGACACCCCGGCCGCCACCCGCCTCGAGAACATCGCCCGCTTCGTCGACTTCGTCGCCGAGAGCATCACCCGCGCCGCGGAGCAGGCCCGCGAGATCCTCTACACGAAACCCGAAGCGACCTCGGGCGGCACTGCCACGCCAAGTTCAGATCGCGGATAGGCAGCCGTCTTGATGGCCACCGCCCTCCAGCCGGCACACGGTTTAGGAAAGGGCTAGCGTTCTTCGGCTGCCGGTGTCCACTAGCTGCGCAAACGCCAGCCGGTCGGTCGCCGCTGTCTGTGATCATTCCGCGTATGTTCCGGAGCCCGCACCGCACTCGTCACGGCTGATCGTTACCGGATATTCGCAACAACATGCCGGTGGACAATCTCAATCTCCTTCGAAAGGCAAGCGCAGGCGGACCTGCGATCCCACCTCACGGAATCCCAGAGCCCCAGCCACTCGCCGCGAGGGCTCGACTCGAGCCCGCCACTGCGGCACCAGCCCACGATCGAGCGCGTCGGCGGCAGCCGCCGATGCAACCACCCGCGCGAGCCCCTGGCCGCGCCCACCCGGAGCCGTCAGCACCGACAGGTGAGCGGCGGTATCCAACCACGGCCGATAGCCGGAGGCAGAAATCACCTCATCCGCGTCCCTCACGACGAAGGCGTCCGATGCAATCCCATCCAGCCCAGCCTCGTCCGCATCCGCCTGGTCCACTCGAGCAATCAGGTCCTTGACCGCCGGGTGGCCAACCGGCAATCGCTCGACGTCCCCGCCGCAGGGAACGAAATCGGCGGGGTCGAGATAGGACAGCCAGGCCGGGCCGACCACCTCAGCCGGCTCAAGCGCGGTGATCGGATCCGATTGCCCCAGGGCGAGTCGAACCCGATCAACCATCTGGTCGTCCGGAACGGTCGCAAGCGTCGCCCCTTCGATCCGGACAATGCCCACCCAACCCGGCGGACACAGCAACGACTCGGGCGAGACCACTACGCAGATCTCCCCGGGCTTCGGAGCCTCCACAGACGCCCGGGTCAAACCCGTCCACAGAGACCAAACACGCTCAATCATCGCGCGATCATAGCCACGCTCCATGGCAGGCGACGGAGACGGACGCGGAACGGTCCATGGACACAGATCCCTCGCACGAGGACCGCCGCACCTTCCATCGCGCTTAGCGTGGGCGGTGTAGGAGGTGCACCGAGGAAGAATCGCGGAAAGGGACGACCCCCGCCGGGGGGAGCCTGGTCGGCGTTGTCATTCGTTGTCAGCAGGCATCGTCAAGCCTGTTCAGGCACGGGCCCCCTGTCGCTCCTTCCCATCTCTCACCGTCGTATGGCGGCCTGTTTGCTGACTCGCTGCTGACTCCGCCTACAGGTGGCAAATCCGTTGCCGGCCGGCCTGCGAACTGCAACGCTCCGTCAGTGATCGACAAGCCCGGCGTTGACGAGCGGCTTCTGGCGGCCGAGGTGGCCGCCGCCTGGTCCGTGGACGTCGCCGATCTCGTGTTCATGCCGGTCGGGCTCGACGGGCACGCATGGGCGTACCGGGTAGACACGTCCGACGGCGAGCGCTACTTCCTGAAGATGCGCCGCGGCGATTTCACCCGGGCTGCCGTCCTGCTGCCCGGTTTCCTCCGAGTGCAGGGCGTCAGGCAGGTCGTAGCTCCGATAGACCTTCCAGACGGCGGAGCCAGTCGCGCGTTCGGGGACTACCAGTTGCTGCTCTACCCGTTCCACGACGGGGGCAGCCTGTGGGGCCGCGGCCTCACCGACCGCCAGTGGATCGAGTACGGCGAGTTCCTGGGTCGGCTGCATGCGGTCACGCCGAGCGCCGACATCGCCGCCGTCTTGCCGGCCGAGACCTACCGATCAAGCGCCGCCGAGCGGCTGCAAACCCTCGGCGGGCAGGCTGCGGCGAGCCAGGCCCTCGGCGCTTTTGGGGACCGGTACGGCGCCGCGCTGCATCGGTTGTCGGAGACGGTCGACGACCTCGCCTCCCGCGTGACGCAAACTCAACACGTCATCTGCCACGCCGACATCCACCCCGGCAACCTGATCGCTGACGACGGTGGTCCCCTGCACGTCGTGGACTGGGACGCGCCGATCCTCGCGCCGCGCGAACGGGACCTGATGTTCATCTACAGCCAAGACTTCGGCGACCACCCGATCAACGCGCACCGCGCCGAACTCTTCCGGCGAGGCTATGGGCCGCTAGAACCGGACCAGACCATGCTGAGCTACTACCGCAGCGAGCGGCACCTCGACGACGTCGCCGTATTTCTAGGCAGCATCCTCAACCCAGAGGCCAGTCCAGAATCTCGAGCCAACGACCTGCACTGGCTCACCCGCATCGCCGAGACCGTCGCCGACCCCAGCTACGCGCCCTGACTGCCACCGCTCACGCATGGGCCGTCCCTCGGCGGCATAGCGGTGCAGGATGCCGTCGACCATGTGGCAGATGTTGTCGGCCTCCTCGGACAGGCCGGGCCTCGGCAGGAATCCGACGGCCTTCCAGTTGCCGACTTCCGCGTTAGGTAGCCGACGATCTCGTCGCCAGCGCGAATTGTCCTCTGCATGAGCTCTGTGAAGTGGACCCTGCGGCCCCGCCAGTCGCTGACGGCGCGCTGCCCGAGGGTATGGCCGAAATGGCTATTGCTTCATGCTGCCCACACGTTGACAACCACGGTTGTCGGGCAGATTCTGAAGTACGAGGCCACAGACGAGGGAGTCGCCATGCGCGATCTGACACCTGACGAGCGGCAGGACATGCGGTGGCAGTTGAGCACGATCGCCATCGGCTGGGTGCAGCGACTCGAGGAGGACGAACTGGATGCCGGGCGTGGGGCGGACCACGAGCCGAACTGCGCCGAGCGGATGCGGACTCATCTCGCACGCATGACCGTCAGCGAGCAGATGCGCGGCCTGCTCGCCGAACTCGTGTCCGCAAGCGCAGAGGAAGCGGTGCAGTGGGGTGCCGGATATCCCCAGCTTGGCGCGGCGGTGGGTGCCAGCCGTCAGACGGCGCGTAAGCGGTGGCCGAACCTGCCGGTCGCGAAGAGGCGCGCTGCCGAGTGGAAGCAACCGCCAGGGGGTATCGGTTGGGCCGGCGAGAGCTGGGTTTGACCCACTTCGACGGTCAGGGCCGATGCGTTGATCTACGCTAGCCTGCTGGTGGCGCATTCGGTTCCAACATTGCGAGCGCCGGGGGCAGCCCGGCGAGCCAGCTCAGTGACATCTCGCTTACAAGGCGCTTTCCGCAAAGGTCGCAACGTCCGTTGACGTCCAGCGGGTTCGGCTCAGATCCGATAGCCGTCCACCCTCGTCCGGCTTCAGCCGCCACCGTCGATGTCAGCCACGGATGTCAAGCCCAGCCCCTCAGGTCCCCAAAAACGGTCCCGGGCACCCCGGTTGGTTGCCGGCCCAACCGATGCCCCCGGGCGGCTGCTTCCACTCGGCAGCGCGCCTCTTCGACAGGCCAGGCCATCGCTTACGCGCGGCCTGCCGACTGGCGCCTACCGCCGCGCCAAGCTCGGGATAGCCGGCACCGTGCTGCACCGCTTCCTCGGCACTGGCGGACACGAGGTCAGCGAGAAGGCGACGCATCTGCTCACCTGCCGCCATCCGCGCAAGGTGAGTCCGCATCGTCTCCGCGGAGCTTGGCTCCTGGGCAGCGCCGGCCCGGGCATCCACATCGGAGTTGTGCAGCCGCTGCGCCCAGTCAGCGGCAACCGCACCCAGTTCCCGCCGAAGTTCCCGTCGCTCGTCCGACGTCAGCTCCCGCATGATCGGCTCCCTTGTCAGTGGCCTCCGACTTCAGAGTCCGCTCGACAACCAGGGTTGTCAACCGTCGCGGACATTTCAGAATCCGGCGTGCGGCGGCAAGGGACGAGGACGAGGTCGCCGCTGCGTCCCGTACCGCCCTCACCTCAACGGTGGCCTACGCATGATGAATCGGTTCGGACGCCTGCTCCAGCAGGTGCTCCTGCTGGTCGGGTGGACGCGAGGCGGCCACCGCGCTACCGCGACCTTCCCTCGTTGATGTGACCGAAGGTCGACCGGTACGTCGGCTCCCCGGCCCGGAGTCAAAGTACCGGCGTTTACCGGAGGATCGACAGGGTAGCCGGCGTCCACGAGTTGGACTGGCTGAGGAGCCACGAGTGAGCGGACCTACCCGTCGTGGCTGAACCTGACCGCGCCGGTTCGGGTGGTCGAGGCCCACGACCCGGCATCCGCCCCGTCACCGAGCGGACCCACGTCACTACGGCCGAGCTCTTCTTCGACCTGGTGTTCGTGGTCGCCTTCCTTCAGGTCACCACCCGGATGTCAGACGAGGCCAGGCTGCTCAACGTGCTGCAGGGAATTTTGCTGCTCACCACGCTCTGGTGGTCCTGGTCGCTGTTCGCCTGGCTGGGCAACCGGGCAAACGCCAACTACGGCCTGTCTCGTCTGGCACTCCTGACCGCGACGCCGATCATGTTCGTGCTCTCGGTCTCCATTCCCGAAGCCTTCACCGACCGGCCCGGCGGGGTGTACATGCCGTTCGTCTTCGTCGCCGGGTTCGTCCTGGTGCGGGCCATCTACCTGGCGCTGCGGATCTACGCTTCGCCCGGGCTGCGCCGCCGGGACCTCGCGGCGCTCACCGTGCCGATGCTCGTCGCTGTCGGGCTGCTGACCGCCGCGGCCGCACTGCCGCTGACCGGCCTCGACACCGGCCGCGTAGGGATCGGGCAGGTGACGCTCTGGGCGGTCGCGGCCGTCGTGGACTACGCCTTCGGGATGGCCCTGCCCATCGGCGACCGGCGGATCTTCTCCGTCCGGCATTGGACGGAACGGCACAACCTCATCGTCATCGTGGCGATCGGCGAGGTGTTGGTGGCGATCGGGCTGGCCGGAGCCCACCTGCCCGGCACGCTGGGGCTGCTCATTGCCTCGGCGCTCGCCGTCGCCGTCGCCGGCTCGATCGAGTGGATCTACTTCGACCTGTCGGCACTCGCCGGCGAGAGCGCGCTGTACGCGGCGGATCCGGCCCGGCGGGCGGGGCTCGGACGGGACGGGTACAGCTACCTCCACCTTCCGATGATCACGGGAGTCATTCTGCTGGCGCTCGGCCTGAAGCACGTGCCCTCTCTCGTCGGCGACGAGGCGGCGTACCGGCGCGGCGACCCGCTCGACGACCTCGGCCGGTACGGGATGTACGGCGGCGTGGCCCTGTTCCTGCTCGCCCACGCCGCGTTCCAGTGGCGGCTGAGCCCCCGGATCGGCACTATCATCTGGCCACGGCTCACCGCGGCGGCCGTGCTGCTGGCGACGATCCCCGTCACCACGCGGATCTCCGCTCTGCGGGCCTTGATGTGGCTGGCCGTCGTCTGCCTCGTCACGGCGGTGGCGGAGTTCGTCGTCAGCCGCCCGCAACGGCGGCGGCTGCGGAGCACGCTCCTCGAGGAGGCGGAGGCGGCCTGGCCACCGGCGGACGACGCCGACCAGCCTGGGTCGGCGCCGTTCTGAGCAACATACAGACGATCACGCGGTGGCCGCGCCACGTCTACCAGCCCCACCAGCGGCATCTCAAACGGCGGCTGCCGTACTAGTCGCCATGCTTGTCCTAAGAAATCTGCTCTTGAGTGAGGCGCATGTGCTGCATCTGCCACCCTGGCCGGATCAGGTATGCCTGCCGCACCGGACGTTCCATGCGGAAGATCGTATTGGCGGGCACGACAAGGAAATCCGAGCCACAAGGGGTTGCTGTACCTAATTGGTGTACAAGATCGAAAAGGCCGTCTCCGACGAGCGGAAACGGCCTTTGAGCTGGGTGGAGCTGAGGGGATTTGAACCCCTGACCCCCTCGATGCGAACGAGGTGCGCTACCGGTCTGCGCCACAGCCCCTCCGCTGGCGTACCAGCGTCGGTCCCACCCGGCATGCACCGGGCGGGCCGGCGACAAGGCTAACAGGTCGGCCCGCTCCCACGCGAACCGCCCCACCACCACCGAGAGATCTTGGTAGGAAAAGGCCCCTGGAGGGGCCGAAACCTACCAAGATCTCCAAGCCGCTCAGCTGGCCGGGACGTAGGTCAGGTTGAGGACGCCGCTCTTGAGGGTCTCGTTGCTGGTCAGGCGCAGGGGGTGGGTCGGCGTGTCCTCGAAGAGGCGCTGGCCGCGGCCGACCGCGATCGGGTGGACCAGCAGACGCAGCTCGTCCAGCAGACCGTTGGCCAGCAGCCACCGGACCGTGGTGGCGCTGCCGGACATGGCGATCTCCCCGTCGGACCGCTTCTTGATCTCCCGCAGCCGGTCCGCGACCGACTCGCCGGCGAGCAGGGTCGAGTTCTGCCAGGTGGCCTCGGTGAGTGTGTTGGACAGCACGTACTTCGGCACCGAGTTGATGAACGAGGCGAAGTCCCCGTCCTCGCCCCCGGTCTGGCTCGGCCAGTACTCCGCCCACTCCTGGTACTGCCGGCGCCCCATCAGGAACGCCGTCGCCGCCTCCACCCCGCGGCCGACGACGGCGCCCATCTCATCGTCGAAGTAGGGGAAGTGCCACTGGTCGGGCCGCTCCACGACGCCGTCCAGCGAGATGAAGAAGTTCGAGACGATCTTGGCCATGATGAGCTCCCGGTGCGTCGGTCGCGGCCGGTCCTGCGCCGGCCTTCACCAACCCGTCGAACGGCGACCGCCGGATTCGACATCACCGCGCAGAAAATTTCAGGCGCCGCGGCCCGTCTGATACGGCCGGCCGCGCAGCCCGCCGGCCCGGCGGTAGGAGACCGAGCCGCCGCTCGCGGCCGGCGGCAGGTCCGCGGGCCGGTCCAGGCCCATCGCCGTACGCCGGACCGCCTCGCGCTGGGCGGCCAGGCGCCGCTGCGCCTCGCGGCGGGCAGCGGCGCGGCGGGCCTGCTCGCGGCGCACCTCGGCCTGGCGGGCGGCCAGCCAGGCGGCCTCCCGGGCCTCCGCCCGCCGCCGCCGGCGCTCGGCCAAAGCACGCTGCCGCAGGTGTACGACGTAGGCCACGAGCAGGGCGCCGGTGACCGAGACGCTGATCCAGAACCCGGGGCTGACCAGCACCACGCCGATCAGCTCGACGAAGTTGAGCAGCAGCAGCGCGGCGAGAACGCGCCGCCGGCGGTAGATCGCCGGGGTGTGCCGCCGCTTCGGTGGGTGCCGCCGGCGGGACCTGGCCGGGGCGGGCGGCACCGACCGAAGCCGGCCGGAGCGGCGCCGCGCCGGGGGCGCGGAGACCGGCGGAGACAGACGCCCCGTGTCCGCATCTTCACTCAGGGTGACCATGAGGGCGCGCGGCGGGTGCAGCGGTCGCCGTCCGGGCACGGTGCGCCGCCGACGGCGGCGCTGAAGCACCCGCGCCGTCGACTGCGCCCGCTCCGCCACCAGCCGCTCGGTGGCGTCGTACCGGCGGACCAGCGCCGGCGCGAGGGCGAGCAGACCGGCGGCGGCGAGGACGGCGAGGAGCACCGAGGTCGGCACCCTCACCCCTCCCGTCACCGAATTCGGGGCGAGCGCCGCACGACCGCAACTTCTTCCGTCGTCCGTCGTCTACGGCGCAGATCGTGCGGTCCTCGCAGCGCTTGCCACAGCTTGCAGTTACTTGAGGTTACGGGCCGCCGACCGGGTTCACCGGACGCCGCGCCGGGGGTGGCGGGTGGGACGGTTCACCCTCGACTGTCACGTACGCGGTGCCACCGCGCCAGCAGCCCGCCCTCGGCGAGGACGTCCTCGCTGGTCATGGCGTATCCGATGTGGTCACGCCAGGCGCCGTCGATGTGCATGTAGCGGACGTGGTACGCCTCCTCGCGGAAGCCCAGCTTCTCCACCACCCGGCGGGACGGGGTGTTCTCCGGCCGGATGTTCACCTCGATCCGGTGCAGCCCGCCCGGGCCGAAGGCGTGGTCCACGGCCAGGGCCACCGCGGTGGGGATCACCCCGCGACCGGCCACTCTGGAGTCGACCCAGTAGCCGACGTACCCGGAGCAGAACGCCCGGCGGACGATGCTCCCGATGTTGAGATGGCCGACCAGCCGCTCCTGCCCGTGCTCGCGCAGGCAGACCGCGAACGGCATGCCGTCGCCGGTCCGGGCGGACCGGCGCTGGTCGGCGTGGACGAAGCGGAACGCGGCCGGCGAGTTCAGCTCGTCCCAGCCCCCCGGCACGTGAGACTCCCACGGGGACAGCCAGGCCCGGTTGGCGCGCCGGATCTCCGACCAGGCCGCCGCGTCGGAGCGCCGGTACGGCCGCAGCACCACCGGACCGTCCACCAGCACCGCCGGCCAACCCGGCGGGCGTCGGAACATCACCGGCGCCGGTCCAGCAGCAGGACGTCCACCGTCGAACCGGCGGCGGCGGTGGTGACCCGCTCGCCGAGAACCAGCAGGCCGTTCGCCTCGGCCAGGCCGGAGAGGGTGAACGGCCCGCCCGCGAGCGGCTGCACGGTGTATCCGCCGCCGCGTCGCTCGGCCACGTGCGCCGGGCGGAACTCGCGCAACCCCGCTGGGGACGAGACCGTCTCCAGCAGGTGCGCCCGGACGCTGGGCCGGAACACCGGCTCCGCGCCGGCCAGCAGCTGAATGGCCGGCCGGGCCAGCACCTCGAAGCCGATCAGCGCCGCGCCGGGCTCACCGGGAAGACACACCACCGGCACCTCCTCGGCGCCGACCGTACCGAATCCGAGGGCCGTTCCGGGATAGAGGGCCACCTCCGTGAAGGTGACCGGGCCGGCGCGACCGCCCTCGCGCCTGGACAGGATCCGCCGGACCATGTCGCCCGGGCCGGTGCCGGTGCCGCCGGTGGTGATGATCAGGTCGGCCCGCAGCGTCTGGTCCTCCAGCAGGCCGCGCAGCGCCTCCGGATCGTCGTCGCAGATCCCCACCCGGTAGGCGAGCGCCCCCGCCTCGGCCGCGGCGGCGGTCAGCGCGTGCGAGTTGGTGTCCACCACCTGGCCGGGCTGGCTGCCCCGGCCGACATCGACCAGCTCGTCGCCGGTGGCCACGATGACCACCCGCGGGCTGGGCCGGACCACCACGTGCCCGATGCCGGTGGCGGCGAAGACGGCCACCAGGGCTGGCGAGACGTACGTGCCGGCGCGGGCGAGCAGGGTGCCGGCGGGCAGCTCCTCACCGGCGCGGCGGACGCCGAAACCGCGCTTCGGGGCGCGGAAGATCTCCACCGCGGCCATGCCCTGGTCGGTCCACTCCACCGGGACGACCACGTCGGCGGCGATGGGCAGCGGCGCGCCGGCCGCCACCGAGAAGCAGGAGCCGGGCGTGAGCCGGACCGGCCGCCAGCTGGCCGCGCCCAGGTCGCCGACCACGTTCAACCGGATGCTGCGGCCGCCGGGCATACCGGAGGGGGCCGGGACGTAGCCCGGCCCCCGGCTCCCTCCGGAGATGTCCTCCCAGCGCGCGGCGTACCCGTCCACCGCCGCCTGGTCGAAGGCGGGGAAGGAGTGCGGCGCGACCACGTCCTCGGCGAGGACGTTGCCGTACGCCTGGGTCAGGTCGAGGTCGAGCGGAGGCAGCGCGCGTAACCTGCGCAGCACGCTGCCCAGGTAGTCGGCGAGCGGCGTCAACCCGTTCGCGGCCGCCTCGGCGTCGGCCGTCGCGGTCATGTATTCGGACCGCCCGACGCGTCGGCGTTGACGAACTCGGCCAGCCACTTGCGGAACTCGGCGCCCAGGTCCTCCCGCTCGACGGCGATCTGGACCACGGTCTGCAGGTAGCCGAGCGGCATGCCGGTGTCGTAGCGGGTGCCCCGGTAGACGATGGCGTGCACCGGCACCCCCTCGGTCCGCAGCAGCTCCATCGCGTCGGTCAGCTGGATCTCACCGCCGCTGCCCGGCTTGGTCCGCTTGATCGCGTCGAAGATGCGCCCGGGGAGCACGTACCGGCCGAGGACGGCCAGGTTGCTCGGGGCGTCCTCCGGCTTCGGCTTCTCCACCATCCCGGTGACCTTGACGATCTCGGCGATGTCGTTGAACTCCGGCTCGGCCGGCTCGACCGAGGCGATGCCGTACCGCGTGGTGTCGGCCGGATCGACCTCGAAGAACGCCAGCACGATGCCGCCGGTGCGGGCCTGAAGCTCCAGCATCGCCGGCAGCAGCGGCTCGGACGGCTTGACGAACTCGTCACCGAGCAGCACCGCGAACGGCTGGTCGCCGACGTGGAGCTCGGCGTACCCGACGGCGTGGCCGAGGCCGAGCTGTTCGGGCTGCCGGCAGGTGTAGATCTCGGCCAGCTCGCTGGGCCGGCGGACCGCCTCCAGCAGCTCCGGCTTCTTCTCCAGCCGGGCCTCCAGGTCGGGGCGACGGTCGAAGTGGTCCACCATCGACGTCTTGCCCCGCCCGGTGATCAGCAGCACGTCGTTGATCCCGGCCTGGGTGGCCTCCTCGACGATGTACTGCAGCACCGGCCGGTCGACGACCGGCAGCAGTTCCTTGGGGACCGCCTTGGTGGCCGGCAGGAACCGGGTGGCCAGGCCGGCGGCCGGGATGACCGCCTTGACCGCGTGGGCGCGACCGGCCGCGGCGGTCGCTGAGGGGTTCGCTGAGTGCTCCGACATGTCGCGAGACTATCGGCCACGGCTCTGCCGCGGCGGCTGAGGACCGGAAGACGCGCCGCCTTGGCCCGCTCCCGCGGCGTCCGGCGCGCCGGCCCGCGGCTGCCCGTCGGTCGGGCTGACCGCGGCGGCGACGGGAAGCTCCGTCGGTGTCGGGTCCGGCGGCTGGGCGATCCGGTAGCCGTCCCGGCCGGCGGCCTTGGCCGCGTAGAGAGCGTCGTCGGCGGCGTCGAGCACCTGCTGGCCGGTGGCGGCGTGGTCGGGGTAGACCGCGATGCCGATGGAGACGGTCACCGGCACCCGG
This sequence is a window from Micromonospora sp. NBRC 110009. Protein-coding genes within it:
- a CDS encoding DUF4097 family beta strand repeat-containing protein; the protein is MQKFDTPTPISAVLDIPAGRVQFIAADRADTTVEVLPADASKSRDVRVAEQTKVEYADGVLRIEASAKNQFLGPSGSIEVTVQLPAGSRVEAKAASAEFRAVGRFGDVAFDGAHGAIKLDEAASVRLTALAGDVSVGRLNGPAEISTAKGDIRIAEAVRGTVVLRTQAGDVSVGAAHGVSASLDAGTGYGRIQNALKNTEGVADLNIHATTAHGDIVARSL
- a CDS encoding GbsR/MarR family transcriptional regulator; this translates as MPGGRLTQQERQQIALGLADGLAYAEIARRLDRPTSTITREVMRNGGPTAYRADLAHRATERRAHRRRQAAPRGPEAPPPAHGRDAEAVREYEETFTTLLMQQGLPKMMSRVLTCLFTTDEGSLTASELVQRLQVSPASISKAMTFLESQGLIRRERDERRRERYAVDNDVWYQSMIAAARSNAQLAETARQGVSILGPDTPAATRLENIARFVDFVAESITRAAEQAREILYTKPEATSGGTATPSSDRG
- a CDS encoding GNAT family N-acetyltransferase, with product MIERVWSLWTGLTRASVEAPKPGEICVVVSPESLLCPPGWVGIVRIEGATLATVPDDQMVDRVRLALGQSDPITALEPAEVVGPAWLSYLDPADFVPCGGDVERLPVGHPAVKDLIARVDQADADEAGLDGIASDAFVVRDADEVISASGYRPWLDTAAHLSVLTAPGGRGQGLARVVASAAAADALDRGLVPQWRARVEPSRRVAGALGFREVGSQVRLRLPFEGD
- a CDS encoding ABC transporter permease, with protein sequence MSSLSLAVRDSSTMLRRNLLHARRYPSLTLNLLLTPIMLLLLFVYVFGDTMSAGIGGGGADRSEYIAYLVPGLLLMTIGSTVIGTAVSVSTDMTEGIIARFRTMAIHRGSVLVGHVVGSVLQSIMSVVLVGAVAVAIGFRSTEASVLEWLAAFGLLVLFAMALTWIAVGMGLVSPTAEAASNNAMPLILLPLLSSAFVPVDAMPGWLQPIAEYQPFTPATETLRGLLLGSEIGHNGWLAVVWCLGLAVLGYFWSTSKFNRDPK
- a CDS encoding phosphotransferase enzyme family protein: MIDKPGVDERLLAAEVAAAWSVDVADLVFMPVGLDGHAWAYRVDTSDGERYFLKMRRGDFTRAAVLLPGFLRVQGVRQVVAPIDLPDGGASRAFGDYQLLLYPFHDGGSLWGRGLTDRQWIEYGEFLGRLHAVTPSADIAAVLPAETYRSSAAERLQTLGGQAAASQALGAFGDRYGAALHRLSETVDDLASRVTQTQHVICHADIHPGNLIADDGGPLHVVDWDAPILAPRERDLMFIYSQDFGDHPINAHRAELFRRGYGPLEPDQTMLSYYRSERHLDDVAVFLGSILNPEASPESRANDLHWLTRIAETVADPSYAP
- a CDS encoding ATP-binding cassette domain-containing protein encodes the protein MTNLAIAANGLRKSYGDKVVLDGVDLAVSEGTIFSLLGPNGAGKTTAVKILSTLISPDPASGDIRVGGHDLAADPQAVRTAIGVTGQFSAVDGLITGEENMLLMADLHHLAKRDGLRTAAELLERFDLTEAAKKPASTYSGGMKRRLDLAMTLVGNPRIIFLDEPTTGLDPRSRHNMWQIIRELVSDGVTVFLTTQYLEEADELADRIAVLNDGKIAAEGTAEELKRLIPGGHVRLRFTDPASYQSAAFALRDATRDDESLALRIPSGGSQRELRSILDWLDSASIEADELTVHTPDLDDVFFALTGGARVPNQPKEAVR